A window from Moritella yayanosii encodes these proteins:
- the epd gene encoding erythrose-4-phosphate dehydrogenase: MSVRVAINGYGRIGRSVVRALYESNRQDEIKIVVINELADPEAIAHLTQYDSTHGRFPFPVKLGDNILQIKNDCIHLVRHPELADLPWREHDIDIVLDCTGIYGTRADAEAHIAAGAKKVIFSHPASADVDATVVYGINHTELTGDETYISGASCTTNCMVPVISILDAAFDIKCGTITTIHSAMNDQPVIDSYHTDLRRTRAASHSIIPVDTKLAAGIERILPKFANKFEAIAVRVPTLNVTAMDLSITVDKRVTIQDINDCLHAAAETELRGILGYTEAPLVSIDFNHDPRSCIIDGTQTRVSDGHLVKLLVWCDNEWGFANRLLDTTQYIATLAKMT, from the coding sequence ATGTCAGTTAGAGTTGCTATTAATGGTTATGGACGAATTGGACGCAGTGTTGTTCGAGCCTTGTATGAAAGTAACCGTCAGGATGAAATTAAGATCGTTGTTATTAACGAGCTAGCAGATCCTGAAGCGATCGCGCATTTAACTCAGTATGACTCGACTCATGGCCGTTTTCCCTTCCCAGTAAAGCTGGGCGATAACATATTACAAATCAAAAATGATTGTATTCATTTAGTCCGTCATCCCGAACTTGCTGATTTACCTTGGCGGGAACATGATATTGATATCGTACTCGATTGTACTGGTATCTATGGTACGAGGGCGGATGCCGAAGCACACATTGCTGCTGGCGCTAAAAAAGTCATCTTTTCCCATCCGGCCAGTGCCGATGTGGATGCGACCGTAGTATATGGTATTAACCATACCGAATTAACCGGTGATGAAACTTATATTTCTGGTGCCTCTTGTACAACTAATTGCATGGTACCAGTGATCAGTATCTTGGATGCCGCCTTTGATATCAAATGTGGCACGATCACCACGATCCATTCGGCAATGAATGATCAACCCGTCATTGACTCTTATCATACTGATTTGCGCCGTACCCGTGCTGCGAGTCATTCTATCATTCCGGTTGATACTAAATTAGCCGCAGGTATAGAACGTATTTTACCTAAATTTGCCAACAAATTTGAAGCCATTGCGGTGCGAGTACCCACGCTTAACGTGACAGCGATGGATCTAAGTATCACAGTCGATAAAAGAGTGACCATTCAAGATATTAATGATTGCTTACACGCGGCGGCTGAAACTGAATTACGCGGTATCTTGGGTTATACCGAGGCACCACTGGTATCAATAGATTTTAATCATGATCCACGCTCTTGCATTATCGATGGTACTCAAACTCGAGTCAGCGATGGTCATTTAGTTAAATTATTAGTCTGGTGTGATAACGAATGGGGCTTTGCCAATCGTTTACTTGATACCACGCAGTACATCGCTACATTAGCGAAAATGACGTGA
- a CDS encoding LysR substrate-binding domain-containing protein, with protein MKLPPLRALQCFEAVARFNSFSKAADQLNITQSAVSHQVRQLEEYLGESMFNRKGRPLSMTEMGERYYEEVSQSLANISTASQQIREGKSGKIRLALYSSLAVKWLIPRLDNLRQQYPEIDLSLNMVADEPDCSDQVADCFITVNPPKRNFVSQFLYAERLYPVCGKKLWQQIQDQPLPDALWQYPLLSVQSIYPDSALGEDWQRWCELGGFTLPKTATVHYFSHMLMAAEAARYDQGITLLNHYLMNDQDRQHNLVRIPMHEILTGDNFYFVYKKSRAKQTDIVKLGRWLKLQCYDQELPGYDQELGKSDSHLLGYGLDLGEMLI; from the coding sequence ATGAAACTGCCGCCGTTACGTGCGTTACAATGTTTTGAAGCGGTTGCCCGTTTTAACAGTTTTTCCAAAGCGGCTGATCAACTTAATATCACCCAAAGTGCGGTCAGCCATCAGGTGCGTCAGTTAGAAGAGTATCTGGGGGAATCGATGTTTAACCGTAAAGGTCGACCCTTGTCAATGACGGAAATGGGTGAGCGTTATTATGAAGAAGTCAGCCAATCACTGGCGAATATCTCTACCGCCAGTCAGCAGATCCGAGAAGGTAAGTCCGGCAAGATCCGCTTAGCCTTATACAGCTCATTGGCGGTAAAGTGGTTGATCCCGCGATTGGATAACTTACGTCAGCAATACCCCGAAATTGATCTGTCATTAAACATGGTGGCGGATGAACCTGACTGCAGTGATCAAGTGGCGGATTGTTTTATTACCGTGAATCCACCGAAACGTAATTTTGTCAGTCAGTTTTTATATGCCGAGCGTTTATATCCGGTGTGCGGTAAAAAACTCTGGCAACAGATCCAAGATCAACCGCTACCCGATGCGTTATGGCAGTATCCATTATTATCGGTACAGTCGATTTATCCCGATAGTGCACTCGGAGAGGATTGGCAGCGTTGGTGTGAATTAGGGGGATTTACCCTACCGAAAACTGCCACCGTACACTATTTTAGTCATATGTTAATGGCGGCGGAAGCAGCACGTTATGACCAAGGTATCACGTTGTTAAATCACTACTTAATGAATGATCAAGACCGCCAGCATAATCTGGTGCGGATCCCCATGCACGAGATCTTAACCGGAGATAACTTTTATTTTGTGTATAAAAAATCCCGCGCTAAGCAAACCGATATTGTTAAGTTAGGACGTTGGCTGAAACTGCAATGTTATGATCAAGAGTTACCTGGTTATGATCAAGAACTGGGCAAATCGGACTCGCATTTGCTTGGCTATGGTCTTGATCTGGGCGAAATGCTAATATAG
- a CDS encoding alkene reductase produces MMKNDVLFTPTKLGTHVLKNRIVMPPLTRSRSTQPNNIPNELMAKYYTQRASAGFMITEGTQIEPRGQGYAWTPGIYSDEQVEGWKKVTKSVHDAGGIIFAQLWHVGRVSHTSLQPGGAAPVAPSAILADNVKVFIETAPGEGALADPSMPRELSTAEIKELVTLYAQAAKNAMQAGFDGVELHCANGYLVNQFISEHSNKRSDEYGGSLENRLRFLKEITQAVADEVGKENVGVRFAPLFSSTDDVRVYLGLVEDNPHETYIEAIKTIENIGIGYLSLAEADWDNAPDLPDAFYQDVRNTFTGTIMYAGKYSVEKAKHILNLGYGDIFGFGRPFIANPDLPARIKHDWTFNEVDPATMYGGTEVGYADYAEYIA; encoded by the coding sequence ATGATGAAAAATGACGTATTATTCACACCAACCAAATTAGGCACTCACGTTTTAAAAAACCGCATTGTAATGCCCCCATTAACACGTTCGCGTAGTACACAACCGAACAATATCCCGAATGAATTAATGGCTAAGTATTACACTCAGCGCGCGTCTGCTGGGTTTATGATCACCGAAGGTACTCAGATTGAACCTCGTGGTCAAGGTTACGCATGGACACCGGGAATTTACTCTGATGAGCAAGTTGAAGGTTGGAAAAAAGTAACAAAATCTGTGCATGATGCAGGTGGCATTATCTTTGCTCAACTGTGGCATGTCGGCCGTGTTTCCCATACCAGTTTACAACCCGGTGGCGCAGCGCCCGTCGCACCATCAGCAATTCTAGCGGATAACGTGAAAGTATTCATTGAGACAGCGCCAGGTGAAGGTGCATTGGCAGATCCAAGCATGCCACGTGAGCTATCAACCGCTGAAATAAAAGAACTTGTCACTCTGTATGCACAAGCCGCGAAGAATGCCATGCAAGCCGGTTTTGACGGTGTTGAATTACATTGCGCGAACGGTTACTTAGTGAATCAATTTATCTCGGAGCACAGTAATAAACGGTCCGATGAATACGGTGGTAGTTTAGAAAACCGTTTACGCTTCTTAAAAGAAATCACCCAAGCAGTCGCCGACGAAGTGGGAAAAGAAAATGTCGGTGTTCGCTTTGCACCACTGTTTTCCAGCACTGACGATGTACGCGTTTATCTTGGCTTAGTGGAAGATAATCCACATGAAACGTATATCGAAGCAATTAAAACAATCGAAAATATCGGTATTGGTTACCTGTCATTAGCAGAAGCCGATTGGGATAATGCCCCTGATTTACCTGACGCTTTCTATCAAGATGTACGTAACACATTTACTGGCACCATCATGTATGCAGGTAAGTACTCGGTAGAAAAAGCCAAGCATATCCTTAACCTCGGTTACGGTGATATCTTTGGTTTTGGCCGTCCATTTATTGCCAACCCAGATTTGCCCGCTCGCATTAAACATGATTGGACATTCAATGAGGTGGACCCGGCAACGATGTACGGTGGTACCGAAGTAGGCTACGCGGATTACGCTGAATATATAGCTTAA
- the rpiA gene encoding ribose-5-phosphate isomerase RpiA has translation MTQDELKKAAGWAALEYVEKGSIVGVGTGSTVNHFIDALATIREDIQGAVSSSIASTQRLEALGIEVFDLNSVPCLDIYVDGADEIDSNNNMIKGGGAALTREKIVAAVANKFVCIIDDTKNVDVLGDFPLPVEVIPMARSYVGRELVKLGGDPVYREGVVTDNGNIILDVYNMQITDPKALEIAINGLVGVVTNGLFAIRGADIVLTGTQNGVKTTK, from the coding sequence ATGACTCAAGATGAATTAAAAAAAGCAGCAGGCTGGGCAGCATTAGAATATGTAGAAAAAGGTAGCATTGTCGGTGTCGGTACCGGTTCAACTGTTAATCATTTTATTGATGCATTAGCGACAATCCGTGAAGATATCCAAGGTGCTGTTTCAAGTTCTATCGCATCAACTCAGCGCTTAGAAGCACTGGGCATTGAAGTATTTGATTTAAACAGTGTCCCGTGCCTTGATATTTATGTTGATGGGGCCGACGAAATCGATAGCAACAACAACATGATCAAAGGGGGTGGCGCAGCGCTAACCCGTGAAAAAATCGTTGCTGCAGTAGCAAACAAATTCGTGTGTATTATTGATGATACTAAGAATGTAGACGTGTTAGGTGATTTCCCATTACCTGTTGAAGTGATCCCAATGGCCCGCTCTTACGTGGGTCGTGAGTTAGTTAAACTCGGTGGTGATCCGGTTTACCGTGAAGGTGTCGTGACTGATAACGGCAATATTATTCTGGATGTATACAACATGCAGATCACCGACCCGAAAGCACTCGAAATTGCAATCAATGGCTTGGTGGGTGTAGTAACAAATGGTCTATTCGCAATTCGAGGCGCAGACATTGTGCTAACTGGCACACAAAATGGCGTGAAAACAACTAAGTAA
- a CDS encoding DMT family transporter, translated as MPKMTVGLAMTLLIIGNIIAVFSDALVKTLSDDTAIYQFVFFRQLTAVLLLIPFCLTSSRKSFVNGLKWHAVRGHIWLLGAVFMVYSLNAMPLATANAIFYAAPLIMLPMAMLWFQEKLTIPSVATGILGFVGVLIVVRPTEIDWAAMAALVVAFTLAANNLLIRKLPKNQTVFQTLLLTNLVGMPASLGLTVWEGKPWDFAPLLTAAGSTLFILIYAGFCVLAYRSGEASKIASAEYSGLIGAVVVGLIWFDEIPDIGMAIGTAFIILPLLWLAKVEAKNKRLAKQANAEPTKAPQAVDNSLAKPILATNITGE; from the coding sequence ATGCCAAAAATGACTGTCGGTTTAGCCATGACCTTGCTAATTATAGGTAACATTATTGCCGTTTTTTCTGATGCCTTAGTGAAGACGTTATCAGACGATACCGCCATTTATCAATTTGTGTTTTTCCGACAACTGACTGCGGTACTGCTACTTATCCCATTTTGTTTAACCAGCAGCAGAAAAAGTTTCGTTAACGGGTTGAAATGGCACGCGGTACGTGGGCATATTTGGCTGCTTGGCGCGGTATTCATGGTTTACTCGCTCAATGCGATGCCATTGGCCACTGCCAATGCCATCTTTTATGCCGCACCATTAATCATGTTGCCAATGGCGATGCTGTGGTTCCAAGAGAAACTCACCATACCTTCTGTCGCCACGGGTATATTAGGCTTTGTTGGCGTATTAATTGTGGTCCGTCCAACCGAAATTGATTGGGCCGCAATGGCAGCGCTCGTTGTGGCGTTTACGTTGGCGGCAAATAATTTATTGATCCGTAAACTGCCAAAAAACCAGACGGTGTTTCAAACACTACTGTTAACTAATTTAGTGGGGATGCCAGCATCATTAGGCTTAACGGTATGGGAAGGTAAGCCGTGGGACTTTGCACCATTATTAACCGCGGCTGGGTCGACACTGTTTATCCTTATCTATGCCGGTTTTTGTGTGTTGGCTTATCGTTCTGGCGAAGCAAGTAAAATTGCCAGTGCTGAATACAGTGGGTTAATTGGCGCTGTGGTTGTCGGTCTTATCTGGTTTGATGAAATTCCAGATATTGGCATGGCAATTGGCACCGCCTTTATTATTCTGCCGTTATTGTGGTTAGCAAAAGTGGAAGCGAAAAATAAACGTTTGGCAAAACAAGCTAACGCAGAACCAACCAAAGCTCCGCAAGCAGTCGATAACAGCTTGGCAAAACCAATCTTAGCGACCAACATCACAGGCGAATAA
- the fbaA gene encoding class II fructose-bisphosphate aldolase, which yields MSKIFDVVKPGVVTGDDVQKIFAIAKENNFALPAVNMVNTDSINGTLEAAAKAKSPVIIQFSHGGAAFFAGKGIGLEGHGASIMGAIAGAKYVHIMAEAYGVPVIIHTDHAAKKLLPWIDGLLDAGEEFFAQTGKPLFSSHMLDLSEESLEENIATCGEYLARMAKMDMTIEIELGCTGGEEDGVDNSDMDASELYTSPEDVAYAYEKLTEISPRFTIAASFGNVHGVYKPGNVVLTPTILRDSQAYVSEKFGLPANSLNFVFHGGSGSSEAEIQESIGYGVIKMNIDTDTQWATWEGIKNYYEGKKDYLQGQIGNPDGVDAPNKKHYDPRVWLRAGQTSLVARLSQAHKDLNSVDVL from the coding sequence ATGTCTAAGATCTTTGATGTTGTAAAACCTGGTGTTGTAACAGGCGATGACGTGCAAAAAATCTTTGCGATTGCTAAAGAAAACAACTTCGCGTTACCTGCTGTAAACATGGTAAACACTGATTCAATCAACGGTACATTAGAAGCTGCTGCAAAAGCTAAATCACCAGTGATCATCCAGTTTTCACACGGTGGCGCTGCATTCTTCGCAGGTAAAGGTATTGGTCTAGAAGGTCACGGCGCATCTATCATGGGCGCAATCGCCGGTGCTAAATACGTACACATTATGGCTGAAGCTTATGGTGTGCCAGTTATCATTCATACTGATCACGCAGCGAAAAAATTATTACCTTGGATCGACGGACTACTAGACGCAGGTGAAGAATTCTTCGCACAAACTGGCAAGCCACTATTTAGCTCACACATGTTAGATCTTTCTGAAGAATCACTAGAAGAAAACATCGCTACTTGTGGTGAATACCTAGCACGTATGGCTAAAATGGACATGACTATCGAAATCGAACTCGGTTGTACTGGTGGTGAAGAAGATGGCGTAGATAATTCGGATATGGACGCATCTGAGCTTTACACTTCTCCAGAAGACGTTGCATACGCTTACGAAAAGCTAACGGAAATCAGCCCGCGTTTCACTATCGCTGCCTCTTTCGGTAACGTACACGGTGTATACAAGCCAGGTAACGTTGTGCTTACGCCAACTATCTTACGTGATTCACAAGCATACGTTTCAGAGAAATTTGGCCTACCAGCTAACTCGCTAAACTTCGTATTCCACGGTGGTTCTGGTTCAAGTGAAGCTGAGATCCAAGAGTCAATCGGTTACGGTGTTATCAAAATGAACATCGATACGGATACACAGTGGGCTACTTGGGAAGGTATCAAGAACTACTACGAAGGTAAGAAAGATTACCTACAAGGTCAAATTGGTAATCCAGATGGCGTTGATGCGCCAAACAAGAAACATTATGACCCACGTGTATGGTTACGCGCTGGTCAAACAAGTCTAGTTGCTCGTTTAAGCCAAGCACATAAAGACCTAAACAGCGTAGACGTACTTTAA
- a CDS encoding LysR family transcriptional regulator, which yields MADISKLEIKQLKVLAALLQLHSLTKAAVKLGITQQAVSEQLKKLRDIFQDRLFIRGSHGVVPTPKAQELAPKIQQILMAIGELTELAEFDPQRLNGVYKISASDYAMRVILPSLLVQIRQHAPHLKIIIRRFESDNLMQLMATGEIDLALTFPAFIPITCPSMLLYEERHVCVAAKAVASEYQGLSLKEIAAAPQLVISPSRATLKGSADEWFAAKGFQRNIIMSLPSFSAAPDCIEAMGVLAFLPSRMLPNDKLVEVVLPEPLPSFEVVAAWHQRSNQTQIHQWITGLLRELYPQK from the coding sequence ATGGCTGATATCAGTAAGCTGGAAATAAAACAATTAAAGGTACTTGCGGCATTATTACAGTTACACAGCTTAACGAAAGCGGCTGTGAAGCTCGGTATTACTCAGCAAGCCGTTAGTGAGCAATTGAAAAAATTGCGGGATATATTCCAAGATCGGTTATTTATTCGTGGCAGTCATGGCGTGGTACCCACCCCAAAAGCGCAAGAGTTAGCCCCCAAAATCCAACAAATATTAATGGCTATTGGTGAATTAACTGAATTAGCAGAGTTCGATCCGCAACGATTGAATGGGGTATATAAAATCAGTGCTTCAGATTACGCGATGCGCGTTATTTTACCTTCTTTATTAGTGCAGATCAGGCAACATGCCCCGCATTTGAAAATCATCATTCGTCGCTTTGAATCGGATAATTTAATGCAGTTAATGGCCACTGGCGAGATTGATTTAGCGTTAACTTTTCCCGCGTTTATTCCGATCACTTGTCCGTCGATGCTGCTGTATGAAGAGCGTCATGTGTGTGTGGCAGCGAAGGCGGTTGCCAGTGAATATCAGGGACTGAGTTTAAAAGAGATTGCCGCAGCGCCACAACTGGTGATTTCACCTTCGCGAGCGACGCTAAAGGGCTCTGCAGACGAATGGTTCGCTGCCAAGGGTTTTCAGCGCAATATCATTATGTCATTACCGAGTTTCTCAGCCGCGCCAGATTGTATTGAGGCGATGGGAGTGTTGGCATTTTTACCATCACGTATGTTACCCAATGACAAATTAGTGGAAGTAGTATTACCTGAGCCATTACCCAGTTTTGAGGTTGTGGCGGCATGGCATCAACGCTCGAATCAAACTCAGATCCATCAATGGATCACGGGTTTACTGCGTGAGTTATATCCACAAAAATAG
- a CDS encoding 5-formyltetrahydrofolate cyclo-ligase: MSDLTPLITTTRTAIRQQIRQRRQQLSIQQQQQAGRDLVHQFSQHPHIQSAQHIAIYLHIDGELDTQAVIDWCWQQGKQVYIPILHPFSHKQLLFTRLTATTPLIKNKYGISEPQLNVTQVIPYLALDLVCSPLVAFDLFGNRLGMGGGYYDRTFSQHQFVRHDQQPPYVLGLAHDCQQHDNLPIAPWDMPIKEIITPSRTLAFC; this comes from the coding sequence ATGTCTGATTTAACACCATTAATAACCACTACCCGAACCGCAATAAGACAACAAATACGCCAGCGTCGCCAGCAGCTTTCAATCCAGCAGCAGCAACAAGCAGGCCGCGATCTTGTTCATCAGTTTAGTCAGCACCCGCATATCCAATCTGCCCAGCATATTGCTATTTATTTACATATCGATGGCGAACTCGATACCCAAGCGGTTATTGACTGGTGTTGGCAGCAAGGCAAACAAGTTTACATTCCTATTTTACACCCGTTTAGTCACAAGCAACTGTTATTTACCCGGCTTACCGCGACAACACCATTAATCAAAAACAAATACGGCATTAGTGAACCACAACTGAATGTCACTCAAGTGATCCCGTATCTGGCGTTAGATCTGGTGTGTAGTCCGTTAGTCGCATTTGATTTATTCGGTAATCGTTTAGGCATGGGCGGCGGTTATTATGATCGTACTTTTTCGCAACATCAGTTTGTACGTCACGATCAACAACCTCCTTACGTGCTGGGCTTAGCCCACGACTGCCAACAGCATGATAATTTACCCATTGCGCCGTGGGATATGCCGATTAAAGAAATAATTACGCCATCCAGAACATTAGCGTTTTGTTAA
- a CDS encoding phosphoglycerate kinase translates to MTIIKMTDLDLAGQRVLIRADLNVPIKDGKVTSDARIRASLPTIKLALAAGAKVMVTSHLGRPTEGEFAQEFSLEPVVNYLKEALENNVVLARDYLDGIELNVGELVVLENVRFNKGEKKNEDALSKAYANLCDIFVMDAFGTAHRAQASTYGVGMFAPIACSGPLLSAELEALGKAMDKPARPFLAIVGGSKVSTKLTVLDSLSTIADQLVVGGGIANTFIAAQGHNVGKSLCEHDLIDTAKALMAKCNIPVATDVLVATEFSETAEATLKPASEVNDDEMILDLGPDSANQIAEMIKAAKTIIWNGPVGVFEFANFSKGTEIIGRAIAESDAFSIAGGGDTLAAIDQFGLADGISYISTGGGAFLEFVEGKVLPAVAMLEERAKNA, encoded by the coding sequence ATGACTATTATTAAAATGACAGATCTTGATCTTGCAGGTCAACGTGTATTAATTCGTGCTGATTTAAACGTACCGATTAAAGATGGTAAAGTAACATCAGACGCACGTATCCGAGCATCACTACCAACAATCAAATTAGCATTGGCTGCCGGTGCAAAAGTGATGGTTACATCACATCTTGGCCGTCCAACTGAAGGTGAATTCGCTCAAGAGTTCTCATTAGAGCCAGTGGTAAACTACCTTAAAGAAGCGTTAGAAAATAACGTTGTGCTAGCACGTGATTACTTAGACGGCATCGAATTAAATGTCGGTGAATTAGTGGTATTAGAAAATGTTCGCTTTAACAAAGGCGAAAAGAAAAACGAAGACGCGCTATCAAAAGCATACGCAAATTTATGTGACATATTCGTGATGGACGCATTTGGTACTGCTCACCGAGCACAAGCATCAACATACGGTGTTGGTATGTTTGCACCTATCGCATGTTCTGGTCCACTGCTTTCGGCGGAGCTAGAAGCGCTCGGTAAAGCAATGGACAAGCCTGCTCGTCCGTTTTTGGCAATTGTCGGCGGTTCGAAAGTATCAACTAAATTAACCGTGCTTGATTCATTATCAACCATTGCTGATCAGTTAGTTGTTGGTGGTGGTATTGCTAATACATTTATCGCTGCACAAGGTCATAATGTCGGTAAATCACTGTGCGAGCATGATCTAATTGATACCGCTAAAGCATTAATGGCGAAATGTAATATCCCGGTAGCCACCGATGTATTAGTCGCGACTGAGTTCTCTGAAACAGCGGAAGCGACATTAAAACCCGCATCTGAAGTGAACGATGATGAAATGATCTTGGATCTAGGCCCTGATTCGGCCAATCAAATTGCAGAGATGATTAAAGCAGCTAAGACAATTATCTGGAATGGCCCAGTTGGCGTATTTGAATTTGCTAACTTCTCGAAAGGTACTGAGATCATCGGTCGTGCGATTGCCGAAAGCGACGCATTTTCTATTGCTGGTGGCGGTGACACATTAGCCGCTATCGATCAATTCGGTCTGGCTGATGGTATCTCTTATATCTCTACTGGTGGCGGCGCGTTCCTTGAGTTTGTCGAAGGTAAAGTGTTACCAGCAGTTGCTATGTTAGAAGAACGTGCGAAAAACGCGTAA
- the zapA gene encoding cell division protein ZapA: MSTTAVDISILGRHFKVGSPSEEIDELHHTAAALNNKLEEIKAKTNIKSLEQLAVMAALNFCHELRQERHKITEYTNTVDDRIQLLQDTIERALINNKVDKEPSAV, encoded by the coding sequence ATGAGTACAACTGCGGTTGATATTTCAATATTGGGTCGCCACTTTAAAGTCGGAAGTCCAAGTGAAGAAATTGATGAACTTCATCACACAGCGGCTGCACTGAACAATAAGTTAGAAGAAATAAAAGCGAAGACTAATATCAAAAGTTTAGAGCAATTAGCTGTCATGGCGGCGTTAAATTTTTGCCATGAACTTCGTCAAGAACGCCATAAAATAACAGAATATACAAATACCGTAGATGATCGCATTCAATTGTTACAAGACACCATTGAACGTGCTTTAATCAATAATAAGGTTGATAAAGAACCGTCTGCAGTATAA
- a CDS encoding UPF0149 family protein, giving the protein MDKVKLPLFADVNTQLQHSDLLVHPADVHGVICGLLCGGVKLDNKAWLEPFDQLMNEGLGIPDSLEAVFADIYNASEAALEDMTLGFELLIPDMDQSLESRMEALTEWLQGFLGGFGMVHSTSTNASDEVKELIADFASIAQLDLDTEDDSNEAEEAFYELVEYVRMGATYCFNELSDCGDIKKIPVLH; this is encoded by the coding sequence ATGGATAAAGTTAAACTTCCTCTTTTTGCTGACGTGAATACGCAGCTACAACACAGTGATTTATTAGTGCACCCTGCCGATGTGCACGGTGTTATCTGTGGTTTATTATGTGGTGGCGTTAAGCTAGACAACAAAGCCTGGTTAGAACCGTTTGATCAACTTATGAACGAAGGTTTAGGTATTCCAGATTCATTGGAAGCAGTATTCGCGGACATATATAACGCTAGCGAAGCTGCATTGGAAGACATGACGTTAGGTTTTGAATTGTTGATCCCAGATATGGATCAATCGTTAGAATCGCGTATGGAAGCATTAACTGAATGGCTGCAAGGTTTTCTTGGTGGTTTTGGCATGGTGCATTCTACATCAACCAATGCCAGTGATGAGGTGAAAGAATTGATTGCTGACTTCGCCAGTATTGCGCAACTCGACCTTGATACCGAAGATGACAGTAACGAAGCGGAAGAAGCTTTTTACGAGCTCGTCGAATACGTACGTATGGGCGCTACGTATTGCTTCAATGAATTAAGTGACTGTGGTGACATTAAAAAAATACCAGTACTGCATTAA
- the serA gene encoding phosphoglycerate dehydrogenase, producing MTNLSLQKDKIKILLLEGLHQSAVDTFTNAGYTNIESIKTALSEEELCEKIKDVHFVGIRSRTHLNANVIAAAKKLVGIGCFCIGTNQVDLAAAQKAAIPVFNAPFSNTRSVAELVLGEILLLLRGIPEKNAKAHRGEWQKSATGSYEARGKQLGIIGYGHIGIQLSILAESLGLRVKYYDVETKLSLGNAEQLTSMEDLLATSDIISLHVPETPQTKLMMGEVEFAQMKDGAIFINASRGTVVDIDALVSALASKKISGAAIDVFPTEPASNNDEFISPLRQFDNVILTPHVGGSTQEAQENIGYEVAGKLTKYSDNGSTLSAVNFPEVSLPSHDGSSRLMHIHQNQPGILNQITQAFAEEGVNISGQYLQTAGDIGYVVIDVESEHAERGLAKLKSISGTIRSRLLR from the coding sequence ATGACCAACCTCTCTCTTCAGAAAGATAAGATCAAGATATTACTTCTTGAAGGACTACATCAAAGTGCAGTCGATACGTTCACTAATGCCGGTTACACCAATATCGAATCGATTAAGACCGCATTAAGTGAAGAAGAACTGTGTGAAAAAATTAAAGATGTGCATTTTGTTGGTATTCGTTCCCGCACTCATTTAAATGCAAACGTCATTGCAGCAGCAAAAAAATTGGTTGGTATCGGCTGTTTTTGTATTGGTACAAATCAGGTTGATCTTGCTGCAGCTCAGAAAGCCGCGATCCCTGTGTTTAATGCACCATTCTCGAACACCCGCAGTGTGGCTGAATTAGTACTCGGCGAAATCCTATTATTATTACGCGGTATTCCAGAGAAAAATGCGAAAGCACACCGTGGCGAATGGCAAAAATCCGCAACGGGCTCTTACGAAGCACGTGGTAAGCAGTTGGGTATTATTGGTTATGGTCATATCGGTATTCAATTAAGTATTTTGGCAGAAAGCTTAGGTCTGCGCGTGAAGTATTATGACGTGGAAACCAAGCTTTCATTGGGTAATGCCGAGCAGTTAACAAGCATGGAAGATTTGTTAGCGACGTCTGATATTATCTCGCTACACGTACCAGAAACCCCACAAACCAAACTGATGATGGGTGAAGTTGAATTCGCACAAATGAAAGATGGCGCGATCTTCATTAATGCTTCACGCGGCACTGTGGTTGATATTGACGCGCTTGTCTCAGCACTGGCAAGCAAGAAAATATCGGGTGCAGCAATTGATGTATTCCCTACCGAACCCGCATCAAATAATGACGAGTTCATCTCGCCGTTACGCCAGTTTGATAATGTGATCCTAACACCACACGTGGGTGGTAGTACCCAGGAAGCACAAGAAAATATCGGCTATGAAGTGGCTGGTAAACTGACTAAATATTCGGATAATGGTTCAACCCTGTCTGCCGTTAACTTTCCTGAAGTGTCGCTACCAAGCCATGATGGTTCAAGCCGTCTGATGCATATCCACCAGAACCAACCAGGTATCTTAAACCAGATCACCCAAGCGTTTGCTGAAGAAGGGGTGAATATTTCTGGTCAATACCTGCAAACTGCAGGCGATATTGGTTATGTGGTTATTGATGTTGAAAGTGAACATGCAGAACGTGGTCTAGCAAAACTTAAATCGATTAGCGGTACTATCCGTTCGCGTTTATTACGCTAG